One window of the Perca flavescens isolate YP-PL-M2 chromosome 5, PFLA_1.0, whole genome shotgun sequence genome contains the following:
- the LOC114556372 gene encoding beta-microseminoprotein-like has translation MKYLALAVLLCALAPLSNAQCFHKAMKPGVTHCQDDVDQTWHAVGSRWRNSRCMDCECGGCCAGYSTPTHFPDDCVSVFDSHACEYIVHKKNDPSILCPIYGAVGK, from the exons ATG AAATACTTGGCTCTGGCTGTGCTGCTATGTGCTCTGGCGCCACTGTCAAATGCTCAATGCTTCCATAAGGCCATGAAACCAG GCGTGACCCATTGTCAGGACGATGTGGATCAGACGTGGCATGCTGTGGGATCTAGATGGAGAAACAGTAGATGTATGGACTGTGAATGCGGTGGCTGCTGTGCTGG GTATTCAACCCCCACACATTTCCCTGATGACTGTGTGTCAGTTTTTGACTCTCATGCTTGTGAATACATAGTGCACAAGAAGAACGACCCATCCATATTATGTCCAATTTATGGAGCAGTAGGGAAGTGA
- the LOC114556071 gene encoding beta-microseminoprotein A1-like, whose product MGHAFSAPGEDLTTSMNYLALSVLLCALAPLSNAHCFHKAIKPGVTRCQDDVDQTWHAVGSRWRNSACMDCDCGGCCAGYSTPRCFPDDCVSVFDSDACKYIVHKKNDPSILCPIYGAVGK is encoded by the exons ATGGGCCATGCCTTTTCTGCACCGGGGGAAGACCTGACCACCAGCATG AACTACTTGGCTCTGTCTGTGCTGCTATGTGCTCTGGCGCCACTGTCAAATGCTCATTGCTTCCATAAGGCCATAAAACCAg GCGTGACCCGTTGTCAGGACGATGTGGATCAGACGTGGCATGCTGTGGGATCTAGATGGAGAAACAGTGCATGTATGGACTGTGACTGCGGTGGCTGCTGTGCTGG GTATTCAACCCCCAGATGTTTCCCTGATGACTGCGTGTCAGTTTTTGACTCTGATGCTTGTAAATACATAGTGCACAAGAAGAACGACCCATCCATATTATGTCCAATTTATGGAGCAGTAGGGAAGTGA